The following are from one region of the Oscarella lobularis chromosome 3, ooOscLobu1.1, whole genome shotgun sequence genome:
- the LOC136184569 gene encoding proton-coupled folate transporter-like, giving the protein MLSNQIISGDASIFHIGLLTHRDHEDRPRQPRETKAVLMPRCLATIRRHPDPIVCVYTFTGVLYSLIQPQVFREALVKKLNLSLEVEHNGTVSCLNVSTQSAKKEDEVQQVTSELLFNLSLISILPMCVTAAIGGGLIDLTRRKKVFMVISVLGQVISFVSLLVILHTSLGLYVQPVAYVTGSIIYSMGSSGLLATAVYSYISETTQTKNKTWRMIITETMLITGFALGVITGGPLADSQGLSAVALLGLSLTAFNIIYIVFILKRSSRVITEDAETRSLLNESNGKNSLTCCGSLVYGFKAGVKLFRGDRCFDRMALYYSVLSYGLFMLLEISKMSLIVLILRYYPFCFSNLDISLYQGEQMLLQISAIGLALVLVRRFGWHDDTLIIIGFASLTLSLLAVGLSFNMVTIYLGLLSGSLQSYVLGASRAMMSKAVQDDAQGVLFGFTGIVMAISDVCGNLIANAIYSSTVTLDLKLPNPASVLYFTVGGLSGITMFIALIIRCFKRVPARSREE; this is encoded by the exons ATGCTAAGCAATCAAATTATCTCTGGGGACGCCTCGATTTTCCATATAGGGCTGCTTACTCATCGCGATCACGAGGATCGGCCAAGGCAACCcagagaaacgaaagccgTCCTGATGCCGCGGTGTCTGGCAACTATTAGGCGTCACCCGGACCCAATCGTCTGCGTTTACACCTTCACTGGCGTTCTTTACTCTCTCATACAGCCTCAAGTGTTTCGCGAGGCGCTGGTGAAAAAGTTGAATTTGAGTCTTGAAGTTGAACACAATGGCACCGTCAGCTGCTTGAATGTCTCGACCCAAAGTGCgaagaaggaagacgaagttCAACAGGTGACTTCCGAACTTCTCTTCAATCTCTCTCTGATATCCATCCTTCCCATGTGTGTGACGGCCGCAATTGGGGGCGGATTGATCGatttgacgagaagaaagaaagtcttCATGGTCATTTCCGTTCTAGGTCAGGTGATCTCCTTTGTGTCCTTGCTCGTGATTCTTCACACGAGCCTCGGCCTCTATGTTCAGCCAGTTGCCTACGTCACCGGCTCTATTATTTATTCCATGGGTAGTTCTGGTCTTTTGGCAACTGCCGTGTACTCGTACATATCCGAAACGACACAAACCAAGAATAAAACGTGGCGTATGATCATCACAGAAACGATGCTCATCACAGGATTCGCCTTGGGTGTTATCACGGGAGGACCTCTTGCAGACTCACAGGGGCTGAGTGCCGTGGCATTGCTTGGCCTGTCCTTGACTGCATTTAACATCATCTACATTGTATtcattttgaaaagaagTTCACGTGTCATTACAGAAGATGCAGAGACGCGCAGTCTTCTTAATGAGTCGAATGGAAAAAATTCACTCACGTGCTGTGGTAGCCTTGTTTACGGTTTCAAAGCAGGAGTCAAGTTGTTTCGAGGTGATAGGTGCTTTGATAGGATGGCCTTGTACTATTCGGTCTTGTCTTATGGATTGTTTATGCTTCTGGAAATTAGTAAGATGTCACTCATCGTTTTAATACTGCGATACTATCCGTTCTGCTTTTCCAACTTGGACATATCATTGTATCAGGGCGAACAGATGCTCTTGCAGATTTCTGCAATTGGTCTGGCACTTGTCTTAGTCAGAAGATTTGGCTGGCACGATGACACACTGATCATAATTGGATTTGCCAGTCTTACTCTTTCACTACTAGCAGTTGGATTGTCTTTTAACATGGTCACAATATATCTAG GACTATTGAGTGGATCACTGCAGTCATACGTGCTAGGCGCTTCAAGAGCAATGATGTCAAAAGCAGTACAAGATGACGCTCAAG GGGTTCTCTTTGGGTTTACTGGCATAGTGATGGCCATAAGTGATGTGTGTGGAAATCTGATTGCAAACGCAATATATTCAAGCACGGTAACGCTAGACTTGAAACTTCCGAATCCAGCCAGTGTGCTCTATTTTACTGTTGGCGGATTGAGCGGAATCACCATGTTTATAGCCTT GATTATCAGATGCTTTAAACGAGTTCCCGCTCGCTCACGAGAGGAATGA